A genomic segment from Danio aesculapii chromosome 17, fDanAes4.1, whole genome shotgun sequence encodes:
- the ndnfl gene encoding protein NDNF, which produces MAFSWCLCLAVALSSGPGTIHALAPENEVTLHPTTWLSENRVMPVHLPKGRARRLYFTLKKKADSLSVTVSPCAVPIEWNLAVRTLKDKPPKKAHWSSKKSMPEVWWKGSGREVRIYSYTGIAVDTYTGPAYTPASIYILRLKSNEQDTQVSVYLHEGPGPSGAFPELPSDPRVHTLGVGMTSVTLNWAPSSSVVVKDGHRPHQEYCVLVNHKHNYRSLCAAREGIRKEIQSVQKRQRRDKQSKEIVWATLKDWWWRQPDTIKNRESSDKFEDPGCVCRDVESVCTVSDLLPDTQYYFDVFVVDRVNGTSAAYTGTFARTHEEARPAVTTLRENQVKWVTLSGDASSLHVDQFRFKPRGWQQNGLLTLHTCNGTSKVIATVSGKGQILTSQEVGHQLAQIWLHGASSYLIQLQALAPGSSLTNPKGDSGKSKFCLKMQASSAYHRRAVPVFPNTLQIKSFNKLRTCNSVTLAWMGTEERSLYCVYRRQIPLNSKHTSTDRCVDPESRPANERVLCKYFQELNPRRAVTTAVIGELEPGLLYVFDVYLMRRWGLPIKYHSKTVRTRNEC; this is translated from the exons ATGGCTTTTTCCTGGTGTCTCTGCCTGGCCGTGGCTCTGTCTTCTGGTCCCGGCACCATCCATGCCCTGGCACCTGAAAATGAAGTGACGTTACACCCCACAACATGGCTGAGTGAGAACAGGGTCATGCCGGTGCATCTGCCTAAAGGACGAGCTCGCAG GCTGTATTTCACACTAAAGAAGAAAGCTGATTCGCTGTCTGTTACTGTAAGCCCATGTGCGGTGCCCATCGAATGGAATCTGGCAGTTCGAACCCTGAAGGATAAACCACCTAAGAAAGCACACT GGAGCTCCAAGAAGAGTATGCCTGAGGTTTGGTGGAAAGGTTCTGGAAGAGAAGTTAGGATTTACAGCTACACTGGCATTGCCGTAGACACCTACACAGGTCCCGCCTACACTCCAGCATCCATCTACATCCTGAGGTTGAAGTCAAACGAGCAGGACACGCAAGTTTCGGTCTACCTCCATGAAGGTCCTGGTCCCTCAGGAGCTTTTCCAGAGCTGCCATCGGATCCCAGAGTGCACACATTAGGGGTGGGCATGACCAGTGTCACCTTGAACTGGGCTCCGAGCTCATCGGTAGTTGTTAAAGATGGTCACAGACCACATCAGGAGTACTGCGTCTTAGTtaaccacaaacacaactacCGAAGTCTATGCGCTGCTCGTGAGGGAATCCGAAAGGAGATACAGAGTGTGCAGAAGAGACAGAGGAGAGATAAACAAAGCAAAGAGATTGTATGGGCAACACTTAAAGACTGGTGGTGGAGGCAGCCGGATACCATTAAGAATCGTGAATCATCTGACAAGTTTGAGGACCCTGGATGTGTTTGCAGGGATGTTGAAAGTGTGTGCACGGTTTCAGACCTGCTTCCGGATACACAGTACTATTTTGATGTGTTTGTAGTGGACAGGGTTAATGGCACAAGTGCGGCCTACACTGGCACATTTGCCCGCACACATGAGGAGGCCCGTCCTGCTGTCACAACCTTAAGGGAAAACCAGGTCAAATGGGTTACGCTAAGCGGGGACGCAAGCAGCCTACATGTGGACCAGTTCCGATTCAAACCTCGTGGGTGGCAACAAAATGGCCTGCTTACTTTGCACACCTGCAATGGGACTAGTAAAGTTATAGCCACAGTCTCTGGTAAAGGACAGATTTTGACGTCTCAAGAGGTGGGACACCAGCTGGCCCAAATATGGTTGCATGGTGCCTCGTCATATCTCATTCAGCTCCAGGCCTTGGCTCCAGGTTCCTCATTAACAAACCCTAAAGGTGATTCAGGCAAGTCCAAATTCTGTCTCAAAATGCAGGCATCATCTGCATACCACCGCCGAGCAGTACCTGTGTTTcccaatacattacagattaagTCTTTCAACAAGTTGCGAACCTGCAATTCAGTCACTCTAGCCTGGATGGGAACCGAAGAACGGAGTCTCTACTGCGTTTACAGAAGACAGATCCCACTTAACAGCAAACACACCTCAACAGATCGCTGCGTTGACCCAGAGTCGCGTCCTGCCAATGAAAGAGTCCTCTGTAAGTATTTCCAAGAGTTGAATCCACGTCGGGCAGTCACAACAGCAGTGATTGGTGAACTGGAACCAGGGTTGCTATATGTGTTTGACGTCTACCTTATGAGACGCTGGGGACTTCCAATTAAGTACCACAGCAAGACGGTGAGAACCAGAAATGAATGTTGA